Within the Staphylococcus warneri genome, the region TGGGTAAATCCAGACTGCGGATTAAAAACTCGTAAAGAAGATGAAGTTAAAGAAGCATTAACTGTATTAGTTAACGCTGTTAGAAAGAAACGTGAAGAAAATAATGCTACAACAGCATAAAATAAATTGAGGATGATGCTTATGTCAAATTATCCTTTATGGGATCAATTAAACCAGTTAAAAGAGTCTAAATGGGTCGACTTAACACACACTTTCGACCCTGATATCCCAAGATTCAGTGATTTTGAAAAGGGTGAAGTTTCTACGTTATTCACAGTTCAAGAACATGGTTTTTATGTTCAACGATGGAATATCGTCACACAATATGGTACACATATCGATGCCCCTATTCATTTCGTTGAAAATCAGAGATACCTTGAAGAATTAGATTTAAAGGAATTAGTATTACCACTGATTGTTTTAGACTTTTCACAAGATGTCGCTCAAAACGCTGACTTTATTGTTACACGTGAACATTTAGAACAGTGGGAATCTAATAATGGAACTATCGAACCTGGCACATTTGTAGCTTTACGTACGGATTGGTCAAAACGTTGGCCGGACATTGAATCATTTGAAAACAAAGACGCTGAAGGTCAACAACACCTACCTGGTTGGGGATTAG harbors:
- a CDS encoding cyclase family protein, which produces MSNYPLWDQLNQLKESKWVDLTHTFDPDIPRFSDFEKGEVSTLFTVQEHGFYVQRWNIVTQYGTHIDAPIHFVENQRYLEELDLKELVLPLIVLDFSQDVAQNADFIVTREHLEQWESNNGTIEPGTFVALRTDWSKRWPDIESFENKDAEGQQHLPGWGLDALKFLIEERHIKSIGHETFDTDASVDIAKNGDIVGERYVLGQDTFQVELLTNLDQLPTRGAVIYAISPKPKDAPGFPVRAFAIKP